A window of Mucilaginibacter paludis DSM 18603 contains these coding sequences:
- a CDS encoding efflux RND transporter permease subunit, with translation MIAETFIKRPVTAIVISIVIVIVGILSITSLPIGQYPEITPPTVQITGTYTGADAQTVEQTVATPVEVQVNGTPGMTYLTSNSTANGAMSMTANFEVGTDINNATLDVQNRVSIAQPTLPQEVQRLGITVKKRNPSILMLVALYSPKGTHTVPFVDNYTNVFVRDALLRTKGVGDIVSRADDFSMRIWLKPDKLAALGITAAQVTAALQEQNAQIAAGTVGAPPQKNAQTFEYTVYVKGRLVEPEEFENVIVKTNPATGTVVYLKDVARVQLGKFNYSGNSYVDGKNASYLLVYQAPGSNAIETANGVYATMNELKKQFPADVDYVVPFESVTVVKVSVSEVIETLLIALALVIVVVFLFLQSWRATLIPVLAIPVSIIGTFIFFIPLGFTINTLTLFGFVLAIGIVVDDAIVVVEAVQHYIDEKGMSPQEATVHAMRDISAPVIAIALILAAVFVPVGFIPGIVGRLYQQFAITIAISVMISAFVALSLTPALCTMILKPMKLDESSTGLNKFFFKFNAWFGNVTNKYQNGVGRSIKNSKFVVVILICIIVGAILLFKNKPAGFIPTEDDGRIYITFDLPEASSTERTVNVIHKMMAILDSVPAIQHYAALGGLNVVSFATKSNSGTLFCQLKPWDDRKDKKDQLFGLVAMLQQKLSTSIKEANVIVIPPPPIPGLGSTAGFAFNLQQRETGDIKTFEKVVQTFIGEVNKRPEIAKAFSFFTARTPGYQLTIDREKCKKLGVSISDVGNALQTYLGSAYVNDFTIYGRNFRVVEQADTNYRGDIKNLNQFFVRNQGGTMVPLSTLTSYKVTESAPLISHFNLFRSTEIDGNAAPGYSSGDALNALKEVAAKTLPQGYGYEFSGLSREEILSGSKTVYIFILSLMFVFLFLAALYESWSVPFSVLLAVPLGAFGAILVLSLQPSLTNNVYAQIGLITLIGLAAKNAILIVEFAKERVDRGMEVVKATLEAVHLRLRPIIMTSMAFILGVLPLAFSSGAGAEARKTIGWTVLGGMISATFLAIFIVPVLYVIITKFAYGSKKLAEMQANYKPDPEHDEIKGIE, from the coding sequence ATGATTGCAGAAACTTTTATAAAAAGGCCCGTAACAGCTATTGTAATATCGATAGTTATTGTGATAGTGGGTATACTGTCTATTACCAGTTTACCCATTGGCCAGTATCCCGAAATTACGCCTCCAACGGTACAAATAACCGGTACTTATACCGGTGCAGATGCTCAAACGGTTGAGCAAACCGTGGCAACCCCTGTGGAGGTGCAGGTAAACGGTACACCCGGCATGACTTACCTTACCAGTAACAGCACGGCCAATGGTGCCATGAGCATGACAGCCAATTTTGAAGTTGGTACCGATATTAATAACGCTACGCTGGATGTACAAAACAGGGTAAGTATTGCGCAGCCAACTTTACCGCAAGAGGTACAACGTTTGGGTATCACAGTTAAAAAACGGAATCCAAGCATTTTAATGCTGGTAGCTCTGTATTCGCCCAAGGGTACACATACCGTGCCCTTTGTTGATAACTACACCAACGTTTTTGTGCGCGATGCCCTTTTAAGAACAAAAGGTGTGGGCGATATTGTTAGCCGTGCCGATGATTTTAGTATGCGGATTTGGCTGAAGCCGGATAAACTGGCCGCTTTAGGCATTACTGCCGCCCAGGTTACTGCCGCCCTGCAAGAGCAAAACGCGCAGATAGCCGCTGGTACAGTAGGTGCGCCGCCACAAAAAAATGCGCAAACATTTGAGTATACTGTGTATGTAAAGGGCCGCCTTGTGGAACCTGAAGAGTTTGAAAACGTAATTGTTAAAACAAACCCTGCAACTGGTACGGTAGTTTACTTAAAGGATGTGGCCCGCGTTCAATTAGGCAAATTTAATTATTCGGGTAACTCTTATGTTGATGGTAAAAATGCCTCGTACCTGTTGGTTTACCAGGCGCCGGGCAGTAACGCTATTGAAACAGCCAACGGAGTTTACGCTACCATGAACGAGCTTAAAAAACAATTTCCGGCGGATGTGGATTATGTGGTTCCATTTGAATCGGTTACTGTGGTTAAGGTATCGGTAAGCGAGGTGATTGAAACCTTGCTTATTGCGCTGGCGCTGGTAATTGTGGTGGTATTCCTTTTCCTGCAAAGCTGGAGGGCAACCCTCATTCCCGTTCTGGCTATCCCGGTATCCATCATCGGTACGTTTATATTTTTTATCCCCTTAGGCTTTACCATTAATACCTTAACCCTATTTGGTTTTGTATTAGCTATCGGTATTGTGGTGGATGATGCCATTGTGGTAGTTGAGGCCGTGCAACATTATATCGACGAAAAGGGAATGTCGCCGCAGGAAGCTACCGTACATGCCATGCGCGATATATCCGCCCCGGTTATAGCTATCGCGCTCATCTTAGCCGCGGTGTTTGTTCCGGTGGGTTTTATACCTGGTATAGTTGGGCGTTTATATCAACAATTTGCTATCACCATTGCCATATCGGTAATGATATCTGCTTTTGTGGCGCTTTCTTTAACGCCGGCTTTGTGTACCATGATATTGAAACCGATGAAGCTTGACGAATCGTCAACAGGGCTCAATAAATTTTTCTTTAAGTTTAACGCCTGGTTTGGCAACGTAACCAATAAATATCAAAACGGAGTTGGCCGAAGCATTAAAAACTCGAAGTTTGTAGTGGTCATCCTCATTTGTATCATTGTGGGAGCTATATTGCTGTTTAAAAATAAACCTGCAGGCTTTATCCCTACTGAAGATGACGGACGGATCTACATCACCTTTGATTTACCCGAAGCATCTTCAACGGAGCGTACCGTTAACGTCATTCATAAAATGATGGCGATACTGGATAGCGTACCCGCTATACAGCACTATGCAGCTTTGGGCGGCCTGAACGTGGTATCGTTTGCTACAAAATCAAATAGCGGTACTTTGTTTTGCCAGCTTAAACCCTGGGATGATAGAAAGGACAAAAAAGATCAGCTGTTTGGCCTGGTTGCCATGTTACAGCAAAAGCTTTCTACCTCCATCAAAGAAGCTAACGTGATTGTTATACCACCACCACCCATACCCGGTTTGGGTAGTACGGCTGGGTTTGCATTCAACCTGCAGCAAAGGGAAACAGGCGACATTAAAACATTTGAAAAAGTAGTTCAAACATTTATTGGCGAGGTAAACAAGCGGCCCGAAATTGCCAAAGCATTTTCGTTTTTTACCGCACGTACGCCCGGCTACCAGTTAACCATTGATCGCGAAAAATGTAAAAAGCTGGGTGTTAGCATATCCGATGTGGGTAACGCTTTGCAAACCTACCTGGGTAGCGCTTACGTAAACGATTTTACCATTTACGGGCGTAACTTCCGCGTGGTGGAGCAGGCTGATACCAATTACAGGGGCGATATTAAAAACCTGAACCAGTTTTTTGTGCGTAACCAAGGCGGTACAATGGTGCCGTTAAGTACGTTAACAAGTTATAAGGTAACCGAGAGCGCACCGTTGATATCGCACTTTAACCTGTTCCGCTCAACCGAAATTGATGGTAATGCGGCCCCCGGATACAGTAGCGGCGATGCCCTGAATGCCTTGAAAGAGGTGGCGGCTAAAACACTGCCGCAAGGCTATGGATACGAGTTTTCTGGTTTAAGCCGCGAAGAGATCCTGTCGGGATCAAAAACGGTTTATATTTTTATCCTTTCGCTCATGTTCGTATTCCTCTTTCTGGCTGCCCTTTATGAAAGCTGGTCGGTACCTTTCTCGGTATTGCTGGCCGTACCGTTGGGGGCCTTCGGCGCAATTTTGGTGCTCTCGCTGCAACCATCGCTTACCAATAACGTATATGCACAAATTGGTTTAATTACGCTGATAGGTTTGGCTGCTAAAAATGCCATTCTGATTGTGGAGTTTGCCAAGGAGCGTGTTGACCGGGGGATGGAGGTTGTTAAAGCGACACTGGAAGCAGTACACCTTCGCCTCAGGCCCATCATCATGACATCCATGGCCTTTATATTAGGCGTATTGCCCTTGGCCTTTTCATCGGGCGCAGGTGCCGAAGCGCGTAAAACTATCGGCTGGACGGTTTTAGGCGGGATGATCTCGGCCACTTTCCTGGCTATATTTATCGTGCCGGTGCTTTATGTAATTATTACCAAATTTGCTTACGGTTCAAAAAAACTGGCCGAAATGCAAGCTAATTACAAACCCGACCCCGAGCACGATGAAATTAAGGGTATAGAATAA
- a CDS encoding beta-galactosidase, with translation MLSSVIKVALAGIFFVIPLFKCNGQSLAEEHTIVLGKDVGLIENQHFKQGTNKNPEGVVLDLNNYYLRMGGKPVLPVMGEIHYSRYPKAEWEQALLQMKAAGINVIAFYDFWIHHEQEEGRFRFDDNLDVRYFIQLCAKHGLLAIARVGPWAHGEARNGGMPDWFVKKKMKSGFDRVTKNGSVEPEVETWYKALAKQFDGLYYKNGGPLIGVQLDNEMRSNGPGSAGYEYLTSLKKLAVKCGMDVPLYVVTGWPGPQVPEDEVMPLWGGYPDAPWTQNTKDLPPNNIYTFTADRKDKNIGNDVLNYQAGTVSTPVYRHPFLTVELGGGMQVTYHRRPTLLGGDLLALDYTRLGVGANMLGYYVFHGTQHPLSWNKEYPTQESKSTIYPYPNDYPMISYDFESPITEWGFIRDYYHDFKLLHQFINSYGSNLSPMAARIPADNPAKANDMQSLRYTVRSKDGAGYIFFNNYVRHFDMANHPNVVFNIKTEDGTIRIPEKGGLNIRNKIYGIMPFNYNMDGVVLQYATAHPCAILDNKSKVYCYYAMDGIAPEFKFENKNIKAFKTTGRQIQSGNYTLVQNLTPGENCIIDVTTNTGNTFRILLLSKNQARYSYVFDIKGVQTMLLTSNMAYYDEVKDSLTIRSTGDANFTFDAYPAIKPKNNDIKASGTAGIFAHYQVSLPQWAPVNVAFKQLSNNRDFKKYCDSLDGKTPLGPTYQINYNPGLPYKAYSIAMPPVIPPHVQDVLLEFDYKGNTAQLYAGGTIIADDYYAGTTMPYSLRRRQDLLGKKPFVLQITPLLQAYQIHFEPGTDVAFAKDIHAELKAIKLKPVYQVVF, from the coding sequence ATGTTATCATCTGTAATTAAAGTCGCTCTGGCGGGCATTTTTTTTGTTATACCTCTGTTTAAATGCAACGGGCAGTCCCTTGCCGAAGAGCATACCATTGTATTAGGTAAAGATGTTGGTTTAATTGAAAACCAGCATTTTAAACAAGGGACTAATAAAAACCCGGAGGGTGTAGTGCTTGATTTGAATAATTATTACCTGCGCATGGGCGGTAAACCCGTTTTACCCGTAATGGGCGAGATCCATTATTCGCGCTATCCAAAAGCCGAGTGGGAGCAGGCTTTATTACAGATGAAGGCCGCAGGAATTAACGTAATAGCCTTTTACGATTTTTGGATTCACCATGAGCAGGAAGAAGGACGTTTTCGGTTTGATGATAACCTGGATGTACGTTATTTTATCCAGTTGTGCGCCAAGCATGGCTTGTTAGCTATAGCGCGTGTTGGCCCCTGGGCGCACGGCGAAGCCCGCAACGGCGGCATGCCCGATTGGTTTGTGAAAAAGAAAATGAAAAGCGGTTTTGACCGGGTTACTAAAAATGGCAGTGTAGAGCCCGAAGTTGAAACCTGGTACAAAGCACTCGCCAAACAATTTGACGGCCTGTATTATAAAAACGGCGGCCCACTGATTGGCGTGCAGCTGGATAACGAAATGCGCAGCAATGGGCCCGGCAGTGCAGGTTATGAGTACCTTACATCCCTCAAAAAATTAGCCGTTAAATGCGGTATGGATGTTCCGCTGTATGTGGTAACCGGCTGGCCCGGTCCGCAGGTGCCCGAAGATGAAGTGATGCCCTTATGGGGAGGATACCCCGATGCCCCCTGGACACAGAACACCAAGGATTTGCCACCCAACAATATCTACACTTTTACAGCCGACCGGAAAGATAAAAACATTGGTAACGATGTGCTGAACTACCAGGCAGGCACGGTAAGTACACCTGTATATCGCCATCCTTTTTTAACGGTTGAGCTGGGTGGAGGCATGCAGGTAACCTACCACCGCAGGCCTACGCTGCTGGGCGGCGATCTGCTGGCTTTGGATTATACCCGCTTGGGCGTGGGTGCCAATATGCTGGGGTATTACGTTTTTCATGGTACGCAGCATCCTTTAAGCTGGAACAAGGAATATCCAACCCAGGAGTCTAAGTCAACCATTTACCCTTACCCCAATGACTATCCGATGATATCGTACGACTTTGAGTCGCCTATCACCGAATGGGGATTCATACGCGACTACTATCATGATTTTAAGCTCCTTCATCAGTTTATCAATAGCTACGGCAGCAACCTGTCGCCCATGGCAGCCCGTATTCCGGCCGATAATCCGGCAAAGGCTAATGATATGCAAAGCCTGCGCTACACCGTGAGGAGTAAGGATGGGGCCGGGTATATTTTTTTTAACAACTATGTGCGCCATTTTGATATGGCTAACCACCCCAACGTAGTATTCAATATCAAAACCGAAGACGGAACTATCCGCATTCCCGAAAAGGGAGGCTTAAACATCCGCAACAAAATATATGGCATTATGCCTTTCAATTACAACATGGATGGCGTGGTGCTGCAATATGCCACGGCACATCCATGCGCCATACTCGATAATAAAAGTAAAGTGTATTGCTATTACGCCATGGATGGCATTGCACCCGAGTTTAAATTTGAAAACAAAAACATCAAAGCTTTTAAAACTACGGGCAGGCAAATTCAATCGGGCAATTATACCTTGGTACAAAACCTTACGCCGGGCGAAAATTGTATAATTGATGTGACTACCAATACCGGCAACACCTTCCGCATATTGTTATTAAGCAAAAACCAGGCAAGGTATTCTTATGTGTTTGATATCAAAGGCGTCCAAACTATGCTGCTCACATCCAATATGGCTTATTATGATGAGGTGAAAGATTCGTTAACCATCAGATCAACCGGGGATGCCAACTTTACTTTTGATGCTTACCCGGCTATCAAGCCTAAAAATAACGATATTAAGGCAAGCGGAACTGCCGGTATTTTTGCTCATTACCAGGTAAGCCTGCCACAATGGGCTCCGGTTAACGTTGCCTTTAAGCAGCTATCAAACAATCGGGATTTTAAAAAGTATTGTGATTCTCTGGATGGTAAAACGCCGTTGGGGCCTACTTATCAAATCAATTATAACCCCGGCTTGCCTTATAAAGCTTACAGTATTGCTATGCCACCCGTAATCCCTCCCCATGTTCAGGATGTTTTGCTTGAGTTTGATTATAAAGGCAATACAGCCCAACTATATGCCGGTGGAACCATCATAGCCGACGATTATTACGCCGGAACCACCATGCCCTATAGCTTAAGGAGGCGCCAGGACTTACTGGGCAAAAAGCCATTTGTTTTGCAAATTACGCCTTTACTCCAAGCTTACCAGATTCATTTTGAACCGGGTACCGATGTAGCGTTTGCCAAAGATATTCATGCCGAATTGAAGGCAATCAAATTGAAACCGGTATACCAGGTAGTTTTTTAG
- a CDS encoding FAD/NAD(P)-binding protein has product MKNTKRIAILGGGPSGLFMFKRWVDANRSDISVDVFERKKRLGAGMPYSAEGANDEHITNVSGNEIPLLVTSLADWITTVPKDTLDKFHIDPKHFNDYKVLPRLLFGQYLTAQFDLLQKQAREAGLEYRVHYNSPVTDIIDDAANERVFVEVNGEERFEFDRVIVCTGHNWPVKNEGIVPHYFDSPYPPVKLALKLDHAVAIKGSSLTAVDAIRTLARHNGSFGKHQNGQVIYHLHPDSANFKIVLHTRNGMLPAVRFHLDNSHLVNTSLLSKDEIAKHIAANNGFLSLDYIFEKDFKLPIREKEPEFYDKIKDLGLEDFVSAMLELREHLDPFQLLKAEYAEAEKSIKRKQSIYWKEMLGVLSFALNYPAKHLSAEDMQRLQKSLTPLISIVIAYIPQSSSEELLALHSAGVLSLISVGDDSWVEAEPKGGATYHYTNEAGQQSVHFNTYIDCVGQPRLDFNDLPFKSLINNRTVTPARLKFRSAEEATKALAEGKDVLQDANGDYYLKVSGIAINDRFQTVDAYGAYNERIYVMAVPYIGGYNPDYSGLDFSEEASSIIIKNVLAEDVYSTVN; this is encoded by the coding sequence TTGAAAAATACAAAACGAATAGCCATTTTAGGCGGTGGGCCAAGTGGCCTTTTTATGTTCAAAAGGTGGGTGGATGCTAACAGAAGCGATATTAGTGTAGATGTTTTTGAACGCAAAAAGCGATTAGGCGCCGGGATGCCCTATAGTGCCGAAGGAGCTAATGATGAGCATATTACTAATGTTTCTGGCAATGAGATTCCTTTGTTGGTTACCTCGCTGGCAGACTGGATCACGACGGTACCTAAAGACACGCTGGATAAATTCCATATCGATCCAAAGCATTTTAACGACTATAAAGTATTACCGCGCCTGTTATTTGGCCAATACCTTACCGCCCAGTTTGATCTGTTGCAAAAGCAGGCCAGGGAAGCCGGGCTGGAATACCGGGTACACTATAACAGCCCTGTTACCGATATTATAGACGATGCCGCTAACGAACGAGTTTTTGTGGAGGTAAACGGCGAGGAACGTTTTGAGTTTGACCGCGTAATTGTTTGCACCGGGCATAACTGGCCTGTTAAAAACGAGGGTATTGTACCTCACTATTTTGATTCGCCCTACCCGCCGGTAAAACTGGCCCTTAAACTTGATCATGCTGTGGCAATTAAGGGCTCTTCGTTAACGGCAGTTGATGCCATACGTACCCTGGCCCGCCATAACGGAAGTTTCGGGAAGCACCAAAACGGCCAGGTGATATACCACCTGCACCCTGATAGCGCTAATTTTAAAATTGTATTGCATACCCGTAACGGCATGTTGCCTGCCGTAAGGTTTCACCTTGATAATTCGCACCTGGTTAATACGTCATTGTTAAGCAAGGACGAAATTGCCAAACACATTGCAGCCAACAATGGATTTTTATCGCTGGATTATATCTTCGAAAAAGATTTTAAACTGCCCATTCGCGAAAAAGAGCCGGAGTTTTACGACAAGATCAAAGACCTTGGCCTGGAAGATTTTGTATCTGCCATGCTTGAGCTGCGTGAGCATCTGGATCCGTTCCAATTATTAAAAGCCGAGTATGCAGAAGCCGAAAAATCAATTAAGCGCAAACAATCCATCTATTGGAAAGAAATGTTGGGCGTGTTAAGTTTCGCATTAAACTACCCGGCAAAGCACCTCTCGGCCGAGGATATGCAGAGGTTGCAGAAGTCGCTTACGCCTTTAATATCAATTGTAATAGCCTACATTCCGCAAAGCTCGAGCGAAGAGTTGCTGGCCCTTCATTCTGCTGGCGTATTAAGCCTTATTTCTGTTGGGGATGATAGTTGGGTAGAGGCAGAGCCTAAGGGCGGTGCCACTTACCATTACACCAACGAAGCCGGCCAGCAGTCTGTTCACTTTAATACCTATATTGATTGTGTGGGTCAGCCGCGACTTGACTTTAACGATCTTCCGTTTAAAAGCTTGATAAACAACAGAACCGTTACACCCGCCCGGCTCAAATTCCGCTCGGCAGAAGAAGCGACTAAAGCCCTGGCAGAAGGGAAGGATGTTTTACAGGATGCTAACGGCGATTACTATCTGAAGGTTTCGGGCATTGCCATCAATGATCGTTTCCAAACGGTGGATGCCTATGGCGCTTACAACGAAAGGATTTATGTGATGGCTGTACCTTATATAGGGGGCTATAATCCTGATTATTCCGGTCTTGATTTCAGTGAAGAAGCCTCATCCATTATCATTAAAAACGTATTAGCCGAAGATGTATATTCAACCGTTAACTGA
- a CDS encoding DUF1543 domain-containing protein, whose protein sequence is MYIQPLTELKLFMVLLGSKAPHRNVEQHDYFFGIARTLKELVPAMRSFWPEAGNSIHVDGWREINQVDGYSISIVLKQDNLPPTPKKLFFINLGGYQSNKLEEQHYTVLSVKDDRTKAIQHARKTTFFKTNTIKGAGSHIDEKYGIDVDDIYRIEDILAAELKEKYHILISPADDVQEDQIYLGYLKLDKIK, encoded by the coding sequence ATGTATATTCAACCGTTAACTGAGCTTAAATTATTTATGGTTTTGCTGGGCTCAAAAGCGCCGCATAGAAATGTGGAACAGCATGATTACTTTTTTGGCATTGCCCGTACTTTGAAGGAGCTGGTACCCGCCATGCGCTCATTTTGGCCAGAGGCCGGTAACAGCATCCATGTTGACGGATGGCGCGAAATAAATCAGGTTGATGGCTACAGCATTAGCATAGTTTTAAAGCAGGATAATTTACCGCCAACGCCAAAAAAGTTGTTTTTTATTAACCTGGGCGGCTATCAGTCCAATAAACTGGAAGAACAGCACTATACTGTTTTAAGCGTTAAGGATGATCGTACAAAAGCTATCCAGCACGCCAGGAAAACAACATTTTTTAAAACTAATACCATCAAAGGAGCCGGTTCGCATATTGATGAAAAGTATGGTATCGATGTCGACGATATTTACCGCATAGAAGATATTCTTGCTGCTGAGCTCAAAGAGAAGTACCATATTTTAATTAGCCCGGCTGATGATGTGCAAGAAGATCAGATTTATTTAGGCTATCTTAAACTGGATAAAATTAAATGA
- a CDS encoding metal-dependent phosphohydrolase — protein MSRTEQLAHWVELNHTGQIKRYTGQPVFSHLATVAEMAKPVVFMGYEIGLCHDLLEDTDTTANQLVETLTGFGYGIAEARYIADSVTELTDVYVPSAYPHLGKKARKEKEAIRLQTISAAAQTIKYCDLIDNMQVVIQYEERQVVAEYLRKKKLLIESMVKGDERLRHMALQVIKKARPAASPKT, from the coding sequence ATGAGCAGAACGGAGCAACTGGCGCATTGGGTTGAGTTGAACCATACCGGGCAGATAAAAAGGTATACCGGCCAACCCGTGTTTAGCCATTTGGCAACTGTTGCCGAAATGGCAAAACCGGTAGTTTTTATGGGCTATGAAATTGGCCTGTGTCACGATCTGCTGGAAGACACAGATACCACTGCTAACCAGTTGGTAGAAACGCTAACAGGTTTTGGATATGGCATTGCCGAGGCACGCTATATTGCCGACAGCGTAACAGAGCTTACAGATGTATACGTACCGTCGGCCTATCCGCATCTGGGCAAAAAGGCCCGTAAAGAAAAAGAAGCCATACGCCTGCAAACCATCAGCGCAGCTGCCCAAACTATTAAGTATTGCGACCTGATTGACAATATGCAGGTAGTGATACAGTATGAAGAAAGGCAGGTGGTTGCCGAATACCTGCGAAAAAAGAAATTACTTATTGAAAGTATGGTTAAAGGTGATGAGCGTTTACGCCACATGGCGCTGCAAGTGATTAAAAAAGCGCGCCCAGCGGCATCCCCAAAAACTTAA
- a CDS encoding ankyrin repeat domain-containing protein: MIPINNLLIPAARKGELAVLAELIRQGADLETRDEKGYTALIIACYNNQYAAAELLLKAGADVNGADSGGNTALMGVAFKGYPDIAELLISFGADLDLQHGNGGTALMFAAMFGRNEMVKLLLAKGADKNILNRGGQSVMDMARLQGNDEALQLLV; this comes from the coding sequence ATGATACCCATCAATAATTTATTGATACCTGCCGCCCGTAAAGGTGAATTAGCCGTTTTAGCAGAGCTGATACGCCAGGGGGCCGATCTGGAAACCCGCGACGAAAAAGGCTATACCGCTTTAATTATTGCCTGTTATAACAACCAGTATGCCGCTGCCGAGTTGCTCTTAAAGGCTGGCGCCGATGTAAACGGAGCGGATAGCGGCGGCAATACCGCATTGATGGGCGTAGCGTTTAAAGGCTATCCGGATATTGCGGAGCTGTTGATATCCTTTGGTGCCGACCTGGATTTGCAGCATGGCAACGGTGGTACAGCGCTGATGTTTGCCGCCATGTTTGGCCGTAACGAAATGGTTAAGCTTTTATTGGCAAAAGGTGCCGATAAAAATATTTTGAATAGGGGAGGCCAGTCTGTAATGGATATGGCAAGATTGCAGGGCAACGATGAAGCGCTACAATTGTTAGTTTAA